In the genome of Meles meles chromosome 2, mMelMel3.1 paternal haplotype, whole genome shotgun sequence, one region contains:
- the LOC123936990 gene encoding olfactory receptor 14J1-like: MDNLTSMSGFLLMGFSDNHELQILHALLFLVTYLLALTGNLLIITVTSLDHRLQSPMYYFLKHLSLLDLCFISVTVPQSIANSLMNNGYISHGQCILQVFFFIALASSEVAILTVMSYDRYAAICRPLQYETIMNSYACRQAVTAVWLAGGLSGLMHTAVNFSIPLCGERVIHQFFCDVPQMLKLACSHEFISEIAVAAFTTSAAFVCLVSIMLSYICIFSTVLRIPSAEGRTKVFTTCLPHLFVVTFFLSTAGFEFLHPPSDSQSAMDLMFSIFYTVIPPTINPVIYSLRNEAMKAALRKALSKGEFSQRKMYLKAIFKF; the protein is encoded by the coding sequence ATGGACAACTTGACATCCATGAGTGGATTCCTCCTCATGGGGTTTTCTGATAACCATGAACTTCAGATTTTACATGCATTGCTGTTTTTGGTGACATACCTGTTGGCCTTGACAGGCAACCTCCTCATTATCACTGTAACCAGCTTGGATCATCGCCTACAGTCCCCCATGTATTACTTTCTGAAGCACCTCTCTCTTCTGGACCTCTGCTTCATCTCTGTCACAGTTCCCCAGTCTATCGCAAATTCACTTATGAACAATGGTTACATTTCCCATGGCCAGTGCATTCTTCAGGTGTTCTTCTTCATAGCTCTGGCTTCATCAGAAGTGGCCATCCTCACAGTGATGTCTTATGACCGGTATGCCGCCATCTGTCGGCCCCTGCAGTATGAGACCATTATGAACTCCTATGCTTGTAGGCAGGCAGTGACAGCAGTGTGGCTTGCTGGGGGCCTCTCTGGGCTCATGCACACAGCTGTGAACTTCTCCATACCTCTCTGTGGAGAGAGAGTCATTCATCAATTCTTCTGTGATGTTCCTCAGATGCTGAAACTAGCTTGTTCTCATGAATTCATCAGTGAGATTGCAGTGGCTGCCTTCACAACCTCAGCAGCATTCGTCTGCTTGGTCTCCATCATGCTCTCCTACATTTGCATCTTCTCTACTGTGCTGAGGATCCCATCAGCTGAGGGCCGGACCAAAGTCTTCACCACATGCCTACCACACCTGTTTGTAGTCACCTTCTTCCTCTCCACTGCAGGCTTTGAGTTTCTGCACCCCCCTTCTGACTCCCAATCAGCTATGGATCTCATGTTCTCCATATTCTATACAGTGATACCGCCAACAATCAATCCAGTTATCTACAGTTTACGGAATGAAGCCATGAAGGCAGCTCTGAGGAAGGCGCTGTCAAAAGGAGAATTTTCCCAGAGAAAGATGTActtaaaagccatttttaaattctaa